TACTAAAGATTGAACTTGGTTTTGGTTTTGTATTCCGAGAAGAAAACCTTGAAGATGAGAAAAGGCTTTTAGAGTTTGCAAAGGAAAAAAGTAGTTTTGCCAGTGAGTTTAAATCTAAGGATTTGAACCAGGTTTTACAACGGCTTATATCGGCACACTATGCGGCACAAGTACAGCTTGCAGAGTTTGGCGCAAATCTTTATCTTAAAGAGGATGATAAAACTGGTTATGAAAGATATTTATGGACAGCCAAAAAGGATGGGCGATTGCTTTCGCTTTATGAGTTTTTGGAGAAAATAGAATCTGAAATAATTGAGAAGAAAAATCTTATTACCCAGCAGGAAAGAGAACTTTTTGAAGAGGTTTTGATAAAAGACATAGGGCGAAGAATCTCAAGTAAGATAATGCTTGCTCAGGACTGGGTAAAGAGAATGAATGCGCTGATGGACGGCATGGACTTGTCAGGTGCTCTTAAGTTCAGACTTTCGTGGGAGCAGAAGAAGCAGGAACTTGAAGATGAGCTTTCAACTGCGGAGTTGATAGGACTTATGAGCAAAGATTTGTCTATTGCAACTGATGAAGACAAACAAAAGGTTGTGAGACACTTCAGGGCACGCATTGAAAGAGCAAAAAGACTTCAGGACTCGCCCGACAGTTTTCGAAGTCTTTATGAGATAATGAAAGAGATTCTGGATTACAGGCAGTGGTTTGAGTTCAGGCTATATTATCAAAGAGGTATGGAAAACAGAAGAGAGCTTACAAACAACGCATACGACAAGTTTTCCGGCGGTGAAAAAGCACTTTCTATTTATGTTCCTCTTTTAGCGGCTCTTTGTGCAAAGTACCAGAGCGCTGCAAGCTTTGCACCGCGCATAATTGCGCTTGATGAGGCGTTTGCCGGTGTTGATGAGAACAACATTGAAAAGATGTTTGAACTCATTGAAAATCTTGAATTTGACTATATCATGAACTCCCAGATTCTGTGGGGGGATTACAAAACAGTGCCAGGTCTTTGCATTTATGAACTTATTTCAGACAGGAGCAAAGGCTGTGTTCTCAAAGTAAAATACATCTGGAACGGGTACAAGAAGGTGTTGGTGGAGATATGAAGGAAGATAGGCTTTTACAAGAGTGCATAGAATACTTTTCGCACAAGGGTTTTTCGCGTGTGCTGGAGCTCATTTACAACAAATACAGGTCGCTCGGCAGGTTTTCAGGCAGGGTTGTTCTTGAAAAGCCAGATCCAGTTGAAAAAGAGATGCTTTCGCGCTATTTTGGAAGGATTATAAGTGGCGATAGAGTTGTTATTAACGTGAAAGAGTTTGCACAAAAAAGGTTTGAACAGACTAAGTTTTCTTCGCTTGATTTTAAAGATGTACTATCATATGTATTGAAAAAAGATGTTTTGACAAAAAAAGAAGAAAAAGAGAGCAAACAAAGACAAATTTCAGACTTTCTTGAAAAGTTAGAAAAACTGTTGGCAAACGGCGCAGATAATGAGTTTGTATTTCAAACTGTAAAAGAAAATTTCAAATGGTTTGAAGGATATTTTAAGAAGTATTCTGAAGAAAAGCTTTTGGGTATTTTAAGCTGTAGCATAAAAGCTGCTGCAACAAAGCCAGAAAAAATTGAAAGCCTTGCAGTGTTTGCAACCAGAATAGCACATGACCCCCACTTTTTTGATGAAGACCGTGACAGTGGCAAGATATTTTTAAAGATTTTATGCCTGCTAAAAAATGTTGAATATCCAAAGTCTTCAGAGGAAAAAGCTGAGCTTTTGTACATGCACAACATCATCATAGACGAGCTTTCAAACTGGTGTTTAGTGTATGGCATAGGTGCAATTACAGAAAACGAAAAAGAGGACGAAGCACTCAAAATTTTTGCTTTGCAAAGAAAGCCGGTGATTCTGCCTCTTTATACCATTAAGGATTACAAGCAGTTTTTTGGATATTCAAAAAAAATTGTGGTTGTAGAAAACCCTGCTGTGTTTTCGATACTAATGCAAGATTTAACTGATATTTCTCTCATTTGTACAAACGGGCAGCTAAGACTTTCTACAAAGATTTTGCTTGAAAGTCTTTCAAAAGCAGGCTTTACTATATTTTATTCGGGCGATTTTGACCCTGAAGGGCTTTTGATAGCGGATAGGATTGTTCAAAACTATGGTGCTATTCCCCTTTGCATGGATGAAGAGAATTATCTTTTGTCTTTATCTAATAATAGAATTTCACAAAAGAGACTTGTGATGCTTAGAAATATTCAAAGCGAGCAACTTTTGTCTGTATGCAGAAAAATGAATGAGGTAAGACTGTCGGGATATCAGGAAAAGATAGTTGATAGGCTGTTAAAAAAGATAAAAACAATATGAATAATAAAATAGAAAATACAAGTAAAGGGGGAAACAGAATTAATGAACACGAAAGAGTATTTTGATAGTATGGCTTCAGAATGGGATGAGGTAACAAAACATGACAATAAAAAGATCGAAGCTATTTTGGATTTGATAGGGATAAGAAAGTGTTCGTA
The DNA window shown above is from Caldicellulosiruptor owensensis OL and carries:
- a CDS encoding TIGR02679 domain-containing protein, with the protein product MKEDRLLQECIEYFSHKGFSRVLELIYNKYRSLGRFSGRVVLEKPDPVEKEMLSRYFGRIISGDRVVINVKEFAQKRFEQTKFSSLDFKDVLSYVLKKDVLTKKEEKESKQRQISDFLEKLEKLLANGADNEFVFQTVKENFKWFEGYFKKYSEEKLLGILSCSIKAAATKPEKIESLAVFATRIAHDPHFFDEDRDSGKIFLKILCLLKNVEYPKSSEEKAELLYMHNIIIDELSNWCLVYGIGAITENEKEDEALKIFALQRKPVILPLYTIKDYKQFFGYSKKIVVVENPAVFSILMQDLTDISLICTNGQLRLSTKILLESLSKAGFTIFYSGDFDPEGLLIADRIVQNYGAIPLCMDEENYLLSLSNNRISQKRLVMLRNIQSEQLLSVCRKMNEVRLSGYQEKIVDRLLKKIKTI